In Mercurialis annua linkage group LG5, ddMerAnnu1.2, whole genome shotgun sequence, a single genomic region encodes these proteins:
- the LOC126680759 gene encoding uncharacterized protein LOC126680759 — MITLCWNVQGMGSPRTFKSLSEHVNKIKPNIVFLMETRSTTAKMELFRQKLNMASCFSIDCEGKSGGLALLWQCTGSVSIKSYSKFHIDCLIEEKNVLWRFTGIYGNPIASQRVHTWTLLNRLNDLYDVPWLVGGDFNEILCQEEKVGGLLKPQYLMNNFKEALESCNLKDSGDVTLGFSWWCKRGDTIIKERLDRFVHNLNWQLCFPNYCCYHLQFGGSDHCPIVMMNSTRRNKDGHKRRRNTRFHFEEVWCKKADFHEFVREVWDSGGEMSSPCLLPTRLKNCAQAFGRWGKKQFGDLQDSIVIKKNKLNALLASNDLVPVEQIKSVESELNDLLWQEEVAWRQRSRVSWLAHGDKNTKFFHRKASARLKRNAIEGLFNKDGVWKDDEKGMEAVIQDYFSELFKSSNPSEEDLEKVLKHVSPTVSRESNSMLCSSFTKNDITQALKEMSPTKAPGEDGFPALFYQRYWQIIGEDISKVCLQILNNNALISPVNATIIALIPKVKKCVNMSSFRPISLCNVIYKIVSKTLANRLRRVLNEVIDVSQSAFIPGRQIVDNALLGFECVHYIKNSKSKFKNHLALKLDMSKAFDRVEWFFVEAMMLKLGFSSVWVCKIMNCLSSTSFSFLLNGSVKGNITPSRGLRQGDPLSPYLFIICAQGLSALINNAVVNKALHGINFGGSCPQISHLFFADDSLLFCRASLKECSAIKEILLTYGKASGQLINFDKSALSFGKCTQDRTVNEIKNFLQIPVVQCHEKYLGLPSTVGKNRAESFKSIKEKVYQKLQMWKDKLFSCGGKEILIKAVVQSIPAYSMNCFKLPKSLIAELERICARFWWGTSAKSRKIHWARWSVLCKPKCQGGMGFRDLEAFNRSILAKQLWKIITCPDSLLAKVYKQRYFKDTSPMEATVPRNASFTWKSIMWAKDIIENGCRWRIGDGVSVQIYKDRWLPREKSFKVISPPKPHSPIWVSDLIGTDGRWKMDTIRELFFPGDADQIINMPLPRTPQVDILRWHYDKKGLYTVRSGYRMAMTMEDHPTSSNSDTFSSWWKFLWALSIPSKIKIFLMKCYNGWLPVKLNLLKRGMQIDEMCPVCSKCAESTLHSLWLCPAAKDIWKSWALYCHIKPHISMNLQEWFLQVRNSIKKEDFMIFSVVLWLIWNNRNGILFGNHVKPAHQVLQWASALVTDFANARAEEMNLCSFGSSGLRKDMDDRWVPPRAGLYCVNVDAAFGKGNGGVGTGVIIRDWLGNVKASATYKHEQNVEVCLGEAIAICDGITLAKEANLTPFEVRSDAKVVVDYFNISDLPCNDVSLVVQDCLTLMADNCCVGISFSSRKSNSVAHYLARLALTTHSSYSVWWSSVPPQIYQYVLADLTAFY, encoded by the coding sequence ATGATCACCCTATGTTGGAACGTTCAGGGGATGGGCTCCCCTCGAACGTTCAAATCTTTGAGCGAGCATGTAAACAAAATCAAGCCCAACATTGTGTTCTTGATGGAGACGAGATCTACTACGGCGAAGATGGAGCTTTTTCGCCAAAAGTTAAACATGGCAAGCTGTTTTAGCATTGACTGTGAAGGCAAAAGTGGAGGGTTAGCCCTTCTTTGGCAGTGTACAGGATCGGTTTCAATCAAAAGTTATTCTAAATTTCATATTGACTGTTTAATTGAAGAAAAGAATGTTCTTTGGAGATTTACGGGTATTTATGGCAACCCAATAGCTTCTCAAAGGGTTCACACTTGGACTCTGCTCAACAGGCTCAACGATTTGTATGATGTCCCTTGGCTTGTGGGAGGGGATTTCAACGAAATTTTATGTCAGGAAGAGAAGGTGGGAGGTCTCTTGAAGCCCCAATATCTGATGAACAATTTTAAAGAAGCTTTAGAATCTTGTAATCTGAAAGATTCAGGTGATGTGACTTTGGGTTTCTCTTGGTGGTGCAAGAGAGGAGATACTATTATCAAAGAAAGGTTAGATAGGTTTGTGCATAACTTGAATTGGCAGCTTTGTTTTCCCAATTATTGCTGTTATCACCTGCAGTTTGGCGGCTCTGATCACTGCCCTATCGTTATGATGAATTCAACCAGAAGGAACAAGGATGGGcacaaaagaagaagaaacacAAGATTCCACTTTGAGGAAGTCTGGTGTAAAAAAGCTGACTTTCATGAGTTTGTTAGAGAAGTTTGGGATTCTGGAGGAGAAATGAGCAGCCCCTGTTTGCTGCCTACAAGATTGAAAAATTGTGCCCAGGCTTTTGGTAGATGGGGTAAAAAGCAGTTTGGGGATCTTCAGGATAGCATCGtgataaaaaagaataaattgaatgcCCTTCTTGCCTCTAACGACTTGGTTCCAGTAGAGCAGATCAAGAGTGTGGAGAGTGAGCTAAATGACCTGCTTTGGCAAGAGGAAGTTGCATGGAGACAAAGATCCAGAGTCAGTTGGCTTGCTCATGGCGATAAAAATACCAAGTTCTTCCACAGAAAAGCCTCTGCAAGACTTAAAAGGAATGCGATTGAAGGACTTTTCAACAAGGATGGAGTCTGGAAAGATGATGAAAAAGGCATGGAAGCTGTGATACAAGATTATTTTTCTGAACTCTTCAAGTCCTCTAACCCTTCTGAAGAGGACCTTGAAAAAGTTCTTAAGCATGTCTCCCCTACGGTTTCCAGAGAGAGTAACTCTATGCTCTGCTCTAGTTTTACCAAAAATGACATCACGCAAGCCCTCAAGGAGATGAGTCCCACAAAGGCTCCTGGAGAAGATGGCTTCCCTGCACTCTTCTACCAACGATACTGGCAGATTATTGGAGAGGATATCAGCAAGGTTTGCTTACAAATCTTAAATAATAATGCTTTGATTAGCCCTGTTAATGCAACCATTATTGCTTTGATTCCAAAAGTCAAGAAGTGTGTTAATATGTCTAGTTTCAGGCCTATTAGTCTCTGCAATGTTATTTACAAGATTGTATCTAAAACTTTAGCTAATAGACTTAGAAGAGTTCTTAATGAGGTGATTGATGTCTCTCAGAGTGCTTTTATTCCTGGGAGGCAAATTGTTGACAATGCTCTGTTAGGTTTTGAATGTGTTCATTACATTAAAAACTCTAAAAGcaaatttaaaaatcacttaGCTCTTAAGCTTGATATGTCTAAGGCTTTTGATAGAGTTGAGTGGTTTTTTGTGGAAGCTATGATGCTTAAGCTTGGGTTTAGCAGTGTTTGGGTTTGCAAAATCATGAACTGCCTGTCCTCTACTAGTTTCTCCTTCTTACTTAATGGCTCTGTTAAAGGAAACATCACACCCAGTAGAGGTTTGAGGCAAGGGGATCCTCTATCCCCttacctttttatcatttgTGCCCAAGGCTTATCTGCTCTGATCAATAATGCTGTTGTTAATAAAGCCCTTCATGGCATTAACTTTGGAGGATCTTGCCCACAGATCTCTCATCTTTTCTTTGCAGATGACAGCCTCTTGTTCTGTAGAGCCAGTTTGAAAGAATGCAGTGCCATTAAAGAGATTCTGTTAACCTACGGCAAGGCTTCTGGTCAActtattaattttgacaaatcaGCTTTGTCTTTTGGTAAATGTACGCAGGACAGAACTGTGAATGAGATCAAGAACTTTCTTCAAATCCCGGTGGTCCAATGCCACGAGAAGTACCTCGGCTTGCCCTCCACTGTGGGCAAAAACAGGGCTGAAAGCTTCAAATCCATCAAAGAGAAAGTCTACCAGAAGCTTCAAATGTGGAAAGATAAACTGTTTTCCTGCGGAGGCAAGGAAATCCTAATTAAAGCAGTGGTTCAATCTATCCCCGCCTACTCTATGAATTGTTTTAAACTGCCCAAATCACTCATTGCTGAGCTGGAAAGAATCTGCGCTAGGTTCTGGTGGGGAACTAGTGCGAAGAGTAGGAAAATTCATTGGGCTCGATGGAGTGTTCTTTGCAAACCAAAGTGCCAAGGTGGGATGGGATTCCGTGATCTGGAAGCTTTCAACAGAAGTATCTTGGCTAAACAACTGTGGAAGATTATAACCTGCCCCGATAGCCTTCTCGCTAAGGTTTATAAGCAAAGATACTTCAAGGATACATCTCCCATGGAAGCAACTGTTCCAAGGAATGCCTCTTTCACTTGGAAAAGCATCATGTGGGCGAAAGACATTATTGAAAATGGGTGCAGGTGGAGAATAGGAGATGGTGTCAGTGTCCAGATTTACAAAGATAGATGGCTTCCCAGAGAGAAAAGTTTCAAAGTGATCAGCCCCCCAAAACCTCATTCCCCTATCTGGGTTTCGGATCTCATTGGCACAGATGGAAGATGGAAAATGGACACTATTAGGGAGCTCTTCTTCCCTGGAGATGCAGACCAAATTATCAACATGCCTCTTCCTAGAACCCCTCAAGTTGATATTCTGAGGTGGCATTACGACAAAAAGGGCTTGTATACTGTAAGATCTGGTTATAGAATGGCTATGACTATGGAAGACCACCCTACCTCCTCAAATTCTGATACCTTCAGTAGCTGGTGGAAATTTCTTTGGGCCCTCTCTATTCCttctaaaatcaaaattttcttGATGAAATGTTACAACGGCTGGCTTCCCGTCAAGCTTAATTTATTGAAGAGAGGTATGCAAATCGATGAAATGTGCCCAGTTTGTTCGAAATGTGCTGAATCTACTTTGCACTCGTTATGGCTCTGCCCCGCAGCTAAAGATATATGGAAATCTTGGGCCCTATATTGCCATATCAAGCCACATATTTCCATGAATTTGCAGGAATGGTTTTTGCAGGTTAGAAACTCGATTAAGAAAGAAGATTTTATGATTTTCTCTGTTGTTCTCTGGCTTATATGGAATAACAGGAATGGGATTCTCTTTGGAAATCATGTTAAACCTGCTCACCAAGTCCTCCAATGGGCTTCTGCTCTTGTTACAGATTTTGCTAATGCTCGCGCTGAGGAAATGAATTTATGTAGCTTTGGTTCTTCTGGCTTGAGAAAGGACATGGATGACAGATGGGTTCCTCCTAGAGCAGGGCTCTATTGTGTTAATGTTGATGCAGCCTTTGGTAAAGGTAACGGAGGAGTCGGTACAGGAGTGATTATCAGAGACTGGCTGGGAAATGTGAAAGCTTCTGCTACCTACAAGCATGAGCAGAATGTTGAAGTCTGCTTAGGTGAAGCAATAGCTATTTGTGATGGTATTACTTTGGCAAAAGAAGCAAATCTTACTCCCTTCGAAGTTCGATCAGACGCAAAGGTTGTAGTAGATTACTTCAACATCTCCGATTTGCCTTGTAATGATGTTAGTCTAGTGGTTCAAGATTGTTTAACTCTGATGGCTGATAACTGCTGTGTAGGAATCTCCTTCTCAAGCAGGAAATCAAACTCAGTTGCTCACTATTTAGCTAGATTAGCTTTAACTACTCATAGTAGTTATTCTGTTTGGTGGAGTTCTGTCCCACCACAGATTTATCAATATGTTTTGGCTGATTTAACAGCTttctattaa
- the LOC126683097 gene encoding uncharacterized protein LOC126683097: protein MAPNEETPINKATQSQLITTFRCPNRRRIFLRRRKLPTLRLGGKKSGRGVSLLRMLRKVRLRWLKLQYWCMLKKLKEYYSNLIKDVIEGGAILDSYQQRLGVPVMAFNFYPSVPGPNRPRSVFM, encoded by the coding sequence ATGGCTCCGAATGAAGAAACTCCTATCAACAAAGCCACCCAATCCCAACTCATCACCACCTTCCGGTGTCCGAATCGTCGGAGAATCTTTCTACGTAGGCGTAAACTACCCACGTTACGCCTCGGTGGGAAAAAGTCCGGCAGAGGTGTCTCTCTATTGCGAATGTTACGAAAGGTGAGATTAAGATGGCTGAAATTGCAATATTGGTGCATGCTAAAAAAGCTTAAGGAGTATTATAGTAATTTGATTAAAGATGTAATTGAAGGTGGTGCTATTTTAGACTCTTATCAACAGAGACTTGGTGTTCCTGTCATGGCTTTCAATTTCTATCCTTCTGTGCCCGGACCGAACCGCCCTCGGTCCGTTTTTATGtag